The following are from one region of the Papaver somniferum cultivar HN1 unplaced genomic scaffold, ASM357369v1 unplaced-scaffold_132, whole genome shotgun sequence genome:
- the LOC113332896 gene encoding uncharacterized protein LOC113332896, protein MSSNLVSLDFMPFEDSGENYLSWALDAELHLEANKLGHTIIGGDCTSDEHVRVVAYLRHHLSPTLKREVAHCREPQRLWSTIKGKYDHFKVVTLPKIRDQWIHLRFRDFKSVSAYNSELHKIDAQFEMCGEPLSEESKLEKTLSTFHASNIVLQQLYRERCFTRYSDLICCLLVAEQNNELLIKNHESRPCGSAPVPEVNRASYSGHGHDRGKQGYRGKKRKRGGYRHINANNHPYNKNASCRADLCEPHKKKEANVEMNSAERNISTESPKLEVSDYLLAFEGNEYQTAFDQFADGLFSVN, encoded by the exons ATGTCGTCGAATTTAGTTAGTCTGGATTTTATGCCATTTGAGGATTCCGGTGAAAACTATCTCTCATGGGCGCTCGATGCAGAGCTGCATCTAGAAGCGAATAAACTTGGTCATACGATCATTGGGGGAGATTGTACGTCAGACGAACACGTTAGAGTTGTAGCTTACTTGCGCCATCACCTCTCCCCAACCCTGAAACGTGAGGTAGCACACTGTAGAGAACCTCAAAGGTTATGGAGTACCATAAAAGGGAAATATGACCATTTTAAGGTGGTCACCCTGCCAAAAATTCGTGACCAATGGATTCATCTGAGGTTTCGGGATTTTAAATCCGTATCGGCTTACAATTCTGAATTGCATAAAATCGATGCTCAATTTGAGATGTGCGGTGAGCCGTTATCAGAAGAATCTAAGCTAGAGAAGACGCTGAGTACTTTTCATGCTTCCAATATTGTACTCCAGCAGTTATATCGGGAACGCTGTTTTACACGGTATTCTGATCTTATATGTTGTCTTCTCGTGGCTGAGCAGAATAACGAATTGTTAATTAAAAATCACGAGTCTCGTCCTTGTGGTTCTGCTCCGGTGCCTGAAGTAAATAGGGCATCGTATTCTGGACATGGACATGATCGTGGTAAGCAGGGTTATCGTGGAAAGAAGCGTAAACGAGGAGGCTATAGGCATATAAATGCCAACAACCATCCGTATAACAAAAATGC ATCCTGCCGCGCTGATCTCTGTGAGCCTCACAAGAAAAAGGAAGCAAACGTTGAGATGAATTCGGCAGAACGCAATATTTCCACTGAATCTCCAAAGTTAGAGGTCTCTGACTACCTACTTGCTTTTGAGGGCAATGAATACCAAACTGCTTTTGACCAGTTTGCTGATGGTTTGTTTAGTGTAAATTAA